The Solibacillus isronensis genome window below encodes:
- a CDS encoding lanthionine synthetase C family protein has protein sequence MSVINDNKYLEEAIYKYAHEFKDIKNIISFINEEYQKIDSPIRDLFYNYSYYDIANGLLGNCIFLSEMFYQTGKETYQYYTHNIFKLGISRNGIEKIDNPGLWSGLSGVCFSLETLNSNGQYQEVINNCDEILKKLIHDKIKEVKCNLENQNVKMGDYDLMEGMVGIVQYILTYKKADIDFQNILKEISEYFIDLTKSTDIKNKKVPNWLIKAEHQFLDNEKTKFANGNFNQGVSHGICGVLISLVSLYKLNKNPEIQQAIERIVNWYYDTKSSHRDYFVWEKKLSFESLQNVISYNEKQVNLSWCYGDLMIIYSLLCANEILNDEKIETFLNDCCTKYDQSQIEIDLLSPTICHGFAGTLLVIKKIQLKKGEQILSDLYKKLTEKLTSSFDNTSRFGFWDVEEYNGKLNYLNKYSLLSGNSGVYLTLNYLIKGTVKTNWMSLFLLDN, from the coding sequence ATGTCTGTAATTAATGATAATAAATATTTAGAAGAAGCTATCTACAAATATGCTCATGAATTTAAGGATATTAAGAATATTATAAGTTTTATCAATGAGGAGTATCAAAAAATAGATTCACCTATAAGAGACTTATTTTATAACTATTCGTATTATGATATTGCAAATGGGTTATTAGGTAACTGTATTTTCCTATCTGAAATGTTTTATCAAACAGGTAAAGAAACTTATCAATACTATACCCACAATATATTTAAATTAGGGATTTCAAGAAATGGCATTGAGAAAATAGACAATCCGGGTCTTTGGTCAGGACTTTCGGGAGTGTGCTTTAGTTTAGAGACATTAAATTCTAATGGCCAATATCAAGAGGTAATTAATAACTGTGATGAGATTTTAAAAAAGCTTATTCACGATAAGATAAAAGAAGTTAAATGTAATTTAGAAAATCAAAATGTAAAAATGGGAGATTACGACCTCATGGAGGGCATGGTCGGAATTGTACAGTATATATTAACTTACAAAAAAGCCGATATAGATTTTCAAAATATTCTTAAGGAGATATCAGAGTATTTTATCGATTTAACAAAATCAACCGATATTAAAAACAAAAAGGTTCCAAACTGGTTGATTAAAGCTGAACATCAGTTTTTAGATAATGAAAAAACTAAATTTGCAAATGGTAATTTTAATCAGGGAGTATCCCATGGAATATGTGGTGTTTTAATTAGTCTAGTAAGTCTTTATAAATTAAATAAAAATCCAGAAATTCAACAAGCAATTGAACGTATAGTGAATTGGTATTATGATACTAAATCAAGCCATCGTGATTATTTTGTTTGGGAAAAAAAATTAAGCTTTGAAAGTTTACAGAATGTTATCTCATATAATGAAAAACAAGTAAATCTAAGCTGGTGTTACGGGGATTTAATGATAATTTATTCCTTATTGTGTGCAAATGAAATCTTAAACGATGAAAAAATAGAAACTTTTTTAAATGATTGTTGTACCAAATATGATCAAAGTCAAATTGAGATAGATTTACTGTCTCCTACGATATGTCATGGGTTTGCAGGAACCTTATTAGTAATAAAAAAAATACAATTAAAGAAGGGCGAACAGATACTTTCTGATTTATACAAAAAACTAACTGAAAAGCTGACTTCCTCCTTTGATAATACAAGCAGGTTCGGCTTTTGGGATGTTGAAGAATATAATGGAAAATTAAATTATTTAAATAAATATAGTCTCCTTTCTGGTAACTCAGGTGTATATTTGACTTTAAATTATTTAATAAAGGGAACTGTAAAAACAAATTGGATGTCATTGTTTTTATTAGATAATTGA
- a CDS encoding ABC transporter ATP-binding protein, producing the protein MTLINLLRLIKWPKKLLIIIIIFSIVSAGISLTLPILTRDLIDALTNQSITNNEILIFIGLFIVNALVSGFTYYLIKVLGSKIMYNLRSTIFAHILKLKTAFYDQTESGIVISRMTDDIENINSFVTEKVTNLLSQIIIVIGAVSMLFVLDWKITLLIFIAIPVVLLVILPIGNMTYKVALEKQDSLANFTSLMNRVLSEIRLVKVYNAEKKEFNLANKSLKNMYRLNLKEAKIQSIVSPIVTSVVLGVLFSVLGYGVYRISNGTLTAGTFVAVVFYLVQAITPMASLSAFYTEFKKTEGSTKKLYDLYLEESEQLDQFDNKGTSKSLVNNLNENITFSNVSFSYNRCLSI; encoded by the coding sequence ATGACTTTAATAAATTTACTACGTTTAATAAAATGGCCAAAGAAGTTATTAATTATAATTATCATCTTTTCAATTGTATCAGCCGGTATATCTTTGACATTGCCAATTTTAACGAGAGATTTAATTGATGCTTTAACAAACCAAAGTATAACTAATAATGAAATATTAATATTTATAGGGCTATTTATTGTAAACGCATTAGTTAGTGGCTTTACATATTATTTAATCAAAGTTTTGGGCAGTAAAATAATGTATAATTTACGCTCAACAATATTTGCACATATTTTAAAACTGAAAACAGCTTTTTATGATCAAACGGAGTCAGGAATCGTAATAAGCAGGATGACAGATGATATTGAAAATATTAATAGCTTTGTAACCGAAAAAGTAACGAATTTACTTTCTCAAATTATTATAGTAATTGGTGCAGTTTCTATGTTATTTGTCCTTGATTGGAAAATTACATTACTTATATTTATAGCTATTCCAGTTGTTCTCTTAGTTATATTACCAATTGGAAATATGACTTATAAGGTTGCTCTTGAGAAACAAGATTCCTTAGCCAATTTCACAAGTTTGATGAATAGAGTATTATCAGAAATTCGTTTAGTTAAGGTATATAATGCTGAAAAAAAAGAATTTAATTTAGCTAATAAAAGTTTAAAAAATATGTATAGATTAAATTTGAAAGAAGCCAAAATTCAATCGATTGTGTCACCTATTGTTACAAGTGTAGTTCTAGGTGTATTATTTTCTGTTCTTGGTTATGGGGTTTATCGTATTTCCAATGGAACATTAACAGCAGGAACCTTTGTAGCGGTTGTATTTTACTTAGTACAAGCCATTACCCCTATGGCATCACTATCAGCATTTTATACAGAATTTAAGAAAACGGAAGGATCTACGAAAAAATTATATGATTTGTATTTAGAAGAATCAGAGCAGCTTGATCAGTTTGATAATAAAGGAACATCTAAATCTTTAGTAAATAATCTTAATGAAAATATTACATTTAGTAATGTGTCGTTCTCTTATAATCGGTGTTTGTCAATATAG
- a CDS encoding ABC transporter ATP-binding protein, translating to MKNINFSIPAHKVTAIVGPSGSGKSTIFYLLERLYQLSEGEILLNNININEYPLDEWRKQIGYVMQESGLMAGTLEENLVYGIDENYEIKDLEYAASISNSSQFISKFESKFQTQVGERGVKLSGGQKQRISIGRALLRDPNILLLDEATSSLDSESEFYVQEAISKLIKNRTTLIIAHRLSTIKNADQIIFLDNGVITGIGKHDELVISHEKYRYFVQTQSFD from the coding sequence TTGAAAAATATTAACTTTTCAATACCAGCACATAAGGTGACAGCTATTGTAGGTCCTTCTGGATCAGGAAAGTCTACAATATTCTATTTACTCGAAAGGTTATATCAACTTTCTGAAGGAGAAATTTTATTAAATAATATTAATATAAATGAGTATCCTTTAGATGAATGGAGAAAGCAAATAGGTTATGTAATGCAAGAAAGTGGTTTAATGGCGGGTACTTTAGAAGAAAACTTAGTATATGGCATTGATGAAAATTATGAAATTAAAGATTTAGAATATGCTGCAAGTATTTCCAATTCAAGCCAGTTTATATCTAAATTTGAATCCAAATTTCAAACACAGGTCGGTGAGAGAGGCGTTAAGTTATCAGGTGGGCAAAAGCAGAGAATCTCTATTGGTAGGGCACTTTTAAGGGATCCCAATATTTTATTACTGGATGAAGCAACTTCTAGTTTGGATAGTGAAAGTGAATTCTATGTGCAAGAAGCCATCTCAAAATTAATTAAAAATAGAACTACTTTAATAATTGCACACAGACTTTCTACAATAAAAAATGCCGATCAAATTATATTTTTAGATAATGGTGTAATTACAGGTATAGGTAAGCATGATGAACTCGTAATATCACACGAAAAATATCGATATTTTGTACAAACACAATCATTTGATTAA
- a CDS encoding S8 family peptidase, with the protein MKNKIPLHHFQWNLEMLKIPYEELYAKKCFVPKVALIDSGIDKYHPELIKKINIEDSFDFSGDDSDILDLTGHGTMVAGVICAEEVIKGCFPNVELIVYKISNDNTYRIKNLINAIVKAIESEVQIINLSLSLPFDKMNQSTIDIICKLFEKANSLNIFITIAAGNQNKKIPPNFTNRFNNVYLIGATDRGGLKSSYSNYGAIDFLVPGGDWRQVEFSLDDPIVTCFPTYLHTMDQLNNNIGISKGYCIGYGTSIATAHCTGIIAFLISDYFDKFKRILKPNELYSILIKLSRLDKSEDSLHGELSFRNAHINNLWRNIF; encoded by the coding sequence ATGAAAAATAAAATACCTTTACATCATTTCCAATGGAATTTAGAAATGTTAAAAATACCTTATGAAGAATTATATGCTAAAAAATGCTTTGTTCCCAAAGTAGCACTTATAGATAGTGGTATTGATAAATATCATCCAGAGCTAATTAAAAAAATTAATATAGAAGATTCTTTTGATTTTTCTGGTGATGATAGTGATATTTTAGATCTAACTGGACATGGGACCATGGTGGCCGGAGTTATTTGTGCAGAAGAAGTAATTAAAGGTTGTTTCCCAAATGTCGAGTTAATCGTATATAAAATCTCTAATGATAATACTTATAGGATAAAAAACTTAATAAATGCCATTGTGAAAGCAATAGAATCCGAAGTTCAAATTATTAATCTAAGCTTATCCTTACCTTTTGATAAAATGAATCAGTCAACTATAGATATTATTTGTAAGTTATTTGAAAAAGCAAACAGCTTAAATATTTTCATCACTATAGCTGCAGGAAATCAAAATAAAAAAATCCCACCTAACTTTACTAATAGATTTAATAATGTATATTTAATCGGAGCTACAGACCGAGGAGGCTTAAAGAGTAGTTATTCTAATTATGGTGCAATAGATTTTTTAGTACCTGGTGGAGACTGGCGACAAGTTGAATTTAGTTTAGATGATCCAATTGTTACATGCTTTCCTACATATTTGCATACAATGGATCAGTTAAACAATAATATAGGTATATCAAAAGGATATTGCATAGGTTATGGTACTAGTATAGCAACTGCTCATTGTACAGGGATTATCGCGTTTTTGATATCTGATTATTTTGATAAATTCAAAAGAATTCTTAAACCTAATGAACTATATAGTATATTGATAAAATTATCTCGTTTAGATAAATCAGAGGATTCACTACATGGGGAATTAAGTTTTCGTAATGCACACATTAATAACCTATGGAGAAATATATTCTAA
- a CDS encoding SDR family oxidoreductase, which translates to MNRFEGKVIIVTGAGSGLGQAATLQLAKEGAKLVLVDLNQAGLDETKKKVLEVAPNAETLLVTANVATESEVENFVNQTVEKFSKIDGFFNNAGIEGKQNLTGDYGIEEFHKVISVNLNGVFYGMKYVLKVMKEQGYGSIVNTASVGGIRGVGNQSGYAASKHGVVGLTRNSAIEYGQYGISIKAIAPGAIMTPMVEGSLRQMGGDNWEEVGKEFVKPNPMRRFGKPEEVGYLVAFLLSNEADFINAAVIPIDGGQSYKY; encoded by the coding sequence ATGAATCGTTTTGAAGGAAAAGTTATAATTGTTACCGGTGCAGGTTCTGGATTAGGACAAGCTGCCACATTGCAGCTTGCAAAGGAAGGCGCAAAGCTTGTACTCGTTGATTTAAATCAGGCAGGACTGGATGAAACGAAGAAAAAAGTGCTTGAAGTAGCACCAAATGCTGAAACATTGTTAGTGACAGCAAACGTAGCTACAGAAAGTGAAGTTGAAAATTTTGTGAATCAAACGGTTGAGAAATTCAGCAAAATTGATGGTTTCTTTAACAATGCGGGAATTGAAGGGAAGCAAAACTTAACTGGAGATTACGGTATTGAGGAATTTCATAAAGTTATATCCGTCAATTTGAACGGTGTCTTCTATGGTATGAAATATGTGCTGAAAGTGATGAAGGAGCAAGGATACGGCTCGATTGTCAATACAGCTTCGGTTGGCGGAATCCGCGGTGTCGGAAACCAGTCAGGCTATGCGGCTAGTAAACATGGTGTTGTCGGGTTAACGCGTAACTCGGCGATTGAATACGGCCAATACGGAATTTCGATTAAAGCAATTGCCCCGGGTGCGATTATGACGCCAATGGTAGAAGGATCACTGCGCCAAATGGGTGGCGATAACTGGGAGGAAGTCGGCAAGGAGTTTGTAAAGCCAAATCCGATGAGACGTTTCGGTAAGCCGGAAGAAGTCGGTTATTTAGTAGCATTCCTGCTATCTAACGAAGCGGACTTCATTAACGCAGCGGTTATTCCAATCGACGGCGGGCAGTCCTATAAATATTAA
- a CDS encoding YbgA family protein, which yields MNQKKTEILWREEKYNVMFYSQNHYNVIRQAMKNKASYEEISALIEQALSLTPTEGSMRNACQHMWGYFKKVATEEEKKQYEQLIQRTNFSELLTFLKGLAEKYEVTYLLESRVLKR from the coding sequence ATGAATCAAAAAAAGACGGAAATCCTTTGGCGTGAGGAAAAATACAATGTGATGTTTTATAGCCAAAATCATTACAATGTAATTCGTCAGGCGATGAAAAATAAAGCCTCTTATGAAGAAATTTCAGCGCTGATCGAACAGGCATTAAGCTTAACACCAACAGAAGGCAGCATGCGCAATGCTTGCCAACATATGTGGGGTTATTTTAAAAAGGTTGCAACCGAAGAAGAGAAAAAACAGTATGAACAATTGATACAAAGAACAAACTTCAGTGAACTACTAACCTTTTTAAAAGGACTGGCTGAGAAATACGAAGTAACGTATTTATTGGAAAGCCGGGTATTGAAGCGTTAA
- a CDS encoding acetamidase/formamidase family protein, producing MQAAETIFVNEFTDGVLNPNAPMLGPLKDGGTIIANTAPGCWGPMITPTIRGGHEVTKPVYVEGAEVGDAIVIQIKSIQVTSIATSSGTDEAQNERFIGDPFVKVKCPGCGKLHPPTIVQGIGQESVKCMTCGTDTTPFKISNGYTMAFNSKGNVGLTVGKEAARRIAQDSKNYMRTPENSIQNPITSFAPSDLIGVLARMRPFVGQLGTTPSKAMPDSHNAGDFGTFLIGAPHEFTMTEDELNIHRTDGHMDINRVREGAVVICPVKVPGGGVYVGDMHAMQGDGEIAGHTTDVSGIVQLQVSVLKKVNLDGPILLPNVEDLPYTAKPFTKEEKRIARDLAEEFGVKQVEESFPLSIVGTGINLNVATENALERAAKLFELTVEEVRNRATITGGIEIGRHPGVVTATVQIPKTLLKKARLFKTVKRQYD from the coding sequence ATTCAGGCTGCCGAAACAATTTTCGTCAATGAATTTACAGATGGTGTGTTAAATCCGAATGCACCAATGTTAGGACCTTTAAAAGATGGGGGTACAATCATTGCCAATACAGCACCTGGTTGTTGGGGCCCAATGATTACACCGACGATTCGCGGGGGGCACGAAGTAACAAAGCCCGTATATGTGGAAGGGGCGGAAGTCGGGGATGCAATCGTTATTCAAATTAAATCGATTCAAGTTACATCGATTGCGACTTCTTCGGGAACAGACGAAGCACAAAATGAACGCTTTATCGGGGATCCTTTCGTAAAGGTGAAATGTCCGGGGTGCGGGAAGCTACATCCGCCGACAATTGTACAAGGAATCGGTCAGGAGTCGGTAAAATGTATGACATGCGGGACGGATACAACACCATTTAAAATTTCCAACGGCTATACGATGGCATTTAATTCAAAAGGGAATGTCGGATTGACGGTCGGAAAAGAAGCTGCTCGCCGGATTGCCCAAGACAGCAAAAATTATATGAGAACTCCGGAAAATTCGATTCAAAATCCGATTACTTCATTCGCGCCGAGTGACCTGATCGGGGTACTAGCAAGAATGCGTCCGTTTGTTGGACAGCTTGGGACAACGCCGTCAAAAGCGATGCCGGATTCTCATAATGCTGGTGATTTCGGAACATTTCTAATTGGAGCGCCACATGAATTTACAATGACCGAAGACGAGCTGAATATCCACCGTACAGATGGACATATGGATATTAACCGTGTGCGCGAAGGGGCAGTTGTCATTTGTCCTGTAAAGGTTCCTGGTGGGGGTGTATATGTAGGGGATATGCATGCAATGCAGGGCGATGGTGAAATTGCCGGACATACGACTGATGTATCGGGTATTGTACAGCTACAGGTAAGTGTACTGAAAAAAGTAAATTTGGACGGTCCTATCTTGCTGCCGAATGTTGAAGATTTGCCTTATACCGCAAAACCTTTTACGAAAGAAGAAAAGCGCATTGCTCGTGATTTGGCAGAGGAATTTGGTGTGAAGCAGGTTGAGGAAAGTTTCCCGTTATCGATTGTAGGAACAGGGATTAACTTAAATGTGGCTACAGAAAATGCACTCGAGCGCGCGGCAAAGTTATTTGAACTGACAGTGGAAGAAGTGAGAAACCGTGCAACCATTACCGGTGGAATTGAAATAGGACGACATCCGGGTGTTGTGACCGCTACAGTTCAAATACCAAAAACACTTCTGAAAAAAGCACGACTGTTTAAAACAGTTAAGCGTCAGTACGACTGA
- a CDS encoding Fe-S-cluster redox enzyme, whose product MLLSFDEQLFQQTNGQTGEKLEQALEEKFLFVKQTAIWGAPIQSNEFLLEQERAEKFCFQLIKNYWGRLDLFFYDSVNETNTVNEKMEQFFAKQQNRKALFSFLHTQGEVAFDQLIEYIFSKPVPVSHIQTELKKIYVYKVNNHFFVQPIYCANEKYWEIIGAKKIYSLFLQVPLRKITKPVELMKHFKALLAGQLTANRIATIIHKLVQKIDYENPKSDEVKQLHLLNVRTHFTSGRRHMLKLRKCIQALLENWSTGKFALNTKEQTLLGYMLFQEAVYKRDYRSILLQGMYLIEEERINNHAIELVVEYADVLSSMNPQPDTLVKDYRENYLEHVFYELINSVVKEEQFELGIELLKNYELASCAAIFQLLHADETETILHMIEATVQRDIAQLVDGSPQNIRESIIIWQQQYSNKNNDYYRIAEMTSQHICNLLKILFWAEEDLLVEKLLAVYKKYLLIPHHFQYLRQFIERRVVLC is encoded by the coding sequence TTGTTGCTTTCATTTGATGAGCAGCTCTTTCAACAGACGAACGGACAAACAGGGGAAAAGCTAGAGCAAGCTTTGGAAGAAAAGTTTCTATTTGTAAAACAAACTGCGATTTGGGGCGCACCTATACAAAGCAATGAATTTTTGTTGGAGCAGGAGCGTGCAGAGAAGTTTTGCTTTCAGTTAATCAAAAACTATTGGGGAAGATTAGATTTATTTTTTTATGATTCAGTTAACGAGACGAATACAGTGAATGAAAAAATGGAGCAGTTTTTTGCCAAGCAGCAAAACAGAAAAGCGCTATTTTCATTTTTACATACACAGGGGGAAGTGGCATTTGACCAGCTGATTGAATATATTTTTTCAAAGCCAGTCCCTGTATCTCATATACAAACAGAACTTAAGAAAATTTATGTGTACAAAGTGAACAATCATTTTTTTGTGCAACCGATTTATTGTGCGAATGAAAAGTACTGGGAAATAATTGGTGCGAAAAAGATTTATTCACTTTTTTTACAAGTACCTTTAAGAAAAATTACGAAACCTGTTGAATTAATGAAGCATTTTAAAGCATTGCTTGCCGGACAATTGACGGCGAATCGGATAGCGACAATCATTCATAAGCTTGTACAGAAGATTGATTATGAAAATCCGAAATCGGATGAAGTAAAGCAGCTGCATCTATTAAATGTCCGCACGCATTTTACGAGCGGGCGACGCCACATGCTGAAGCTTCGAAAATGCATTCAGGCATTACTGGAAAATTGGTCAACCGGAAAGTTTGCATTGAATACGAAAGAGCAAACACTGCTTGGCTATATGTTGTTTCAGGAAGCGGTTTATAAAAGAGATTATCGGAGTATTTTGCTGCAAGGGATGTATTTAATTGAGGAGGAGCGGATAAATAATCATGCAATCGAACTTGTTGTTGAATATGCAGATGTGTTGAGCAGCATGAACCCGCAGCCCGATACACTTGTGAAAGATTACCGGGAAAACTACTTGGAGCATGTCTTTTATGAACTGATTAATAGTGTTGTAAAAGAGGAGCAGTTTGAGCTTGGGATAGAGCTGTTAAAAAATTATGAGCTTGCGTCATGTGCAGCCATATTTCAGCTTCTTCATGCCGACGAAACGGAAACAATTCTGCATATGATCGAGGCAACTGTTCAACGTGATATTGCTCAATTAGTTGATGGGTCTCCACAAAATATCCGGGAATCAATCATTATTTGGCAACAGCAATATTCAAATAAAAACAATGATTATTATCGTATAGCTGAAATGACATCACAACATATATGCAACTTGCTGAAAATACTGTTTTGGGCTGAAGAAGACCTGCTAGTGGAGAAACTGTTAGCGGTCTATAAGAAATATTTGCTCATACCGCATCATTTCCAATATTTGCGCCAGTTTATTGAGCGCCGTGTTGTATTATGTTAA
- a CDS encoding CaiB/BaiF CoA transferase family protein produces the protein MTILNGLKVLDFSSLLPGPLASMMFADLGADVIHVESERRVDLMRIMPPYDENKESYFHQHLNRSKKSLQLNLKSAESIEIIKKLIQDYDIVIEGFRPGVMKRLGIDYETLREYNPRLIYCAITGYGQTGPYATRPGHDNNYLSIGGVLHHSRLKDKKPVAMGIQIADIAGGTMHAAIGILAAALHREKTGEGKFIDVSMTDAMFSMNALYGTQYLGSGRPPQPEEEILNGGTFYDYYRTKDGRYFSVGSLEPQFRKLLCEALGIPELIDSTFNDSYYTQQRFKEAVTDAFCSKTFDQWLEIFNEDFHGCVEPVLTFDEACEHPQIKARNMLVDVQKPDGSSQRQIGTALKISGVEPTYKHVGAKIGEHTEEILTAYGYTKEQIEQLTNDGVLQ, from the coding sequence ATGACTATTTTAAATGGGTTAAAAGTTTTGGATTTTTCTTCTCTATTACCTGGACCGCTTGCGTCCATGATGTTTGCGGATCTCGGGGCAGATGTGATTCATGTGGAGTCAGAGCGCCGTGTTGATTTAATGCGGATTATGCCGCCGTATGATGAAAATAAAGAATCTTACTTCCATCAGCATTTAAACCGTTCAAAAAAATCTTTGCAGCTCAATTTAAAGTCTGCGGAGAGCATTGAAATCATTAAAAAGCTTATCCAAGATTACGACATTGTCATTGAAGGGTTCCGTCCTGGTGTGATGAAGCGCCTAGGAATCGACTATGAAACACTGCGTGAATACAACCCGCGTCTCATTTACTGTGCAATTACAGGCTATGGGCAAACAGGGCCATATGCAACGCGGCCAGGCCATGATAATAACTATTTATCAATTGGCGGGGTGCTTCATCATTCCCGTTTAAAGGATAAAAAGCCTGTTGCAATGGGTATTCAAATTGCGGATATTGCAGGGGGGACGATGCATGCTGCTATCGGAATATTAGCTGCTGCTCTTCACCGTGAAAAAACGGGTGAAGGAAAATTTATCGATGTTTCAATGACCGATGCGATGTTTTCGATGAATGCTTTATACGGGACGCAATATCTTGGAAGCGGCCGTCCACCTCAGCCGGAAGAGGAAATTTTAAATGGCGGAACATTTTATGATTACTACCGTACGAAAGACGGTCGTTACTTTTCAGTTGGCAGCCTGGAGCCACAATTCCGCAAACTTCTATGTGAAGCGCTTGGCATTCCGGAACTGATCGACAGCACATTTAATGACTCCTACTATACACAGCAACGCTTTAAAGAAGCAGTTACCGATGCGTTTTGCTCGAAAACATTTGATCAATGGCTTGAAATTTTCAATGAAGATTTCCATGGATGTGTGGAGCCGGTACTTACATTTGACGAAGCTTGCGAACACCCGCAAATTAAAGCGCGGAATATGCTTGTAGATGTTCAGAAACCGGACGGATCCTCACAGCGCCAAATTGGAACAGCCTTAAAAATAAGCGGTGTTGAACCGACTTACAAACATGTCGGGGCAAAAATAGGTGAACATACCGAGGAAATTTTAACTGCTTACGGCTATACTAAAGAACAAATCGAACAGCTAACAAACGATGGCGTATTACAATAA